From one Lotus japonicus ecotype B-129 chromosome 3, LjGifu_v1.2 genomic stretch:
- the LOC130743868 gene encoding uncharacterized protein LOC130743868 translates to MCRPKHSNLDRGSKRIFGENSENAPKRIRAIVPPKVGLSVWQLIKNRIAVKKSLLKRGVAIENGELCDICGLEGDTEAHSIIRCNNSWRLWCSKMDREKVSWCIPSTFKLLLEEWPSLRVKSDPIWWESAPTLSWSIWRARNDSAFNQIEFSFEGVWDTHIMRIMWWIKAWWKECPFCTFDFSQHFEKVMVETITPKVRVVD, encoded by the coding sequence ATGTGCAGGCCCAAACACAGTAATCTGGACAGAGGATCCAAGAGGATCTTCGGAGAGAATTCAGAGAATGCTCCCAAGAGGATTCGTGCTATTGTTCCTCCAAAAGTTGGGCTGTCTGTTTGGCAATTAATTAAAAACCGAATAGCGGTAAAAAAAAGTTTGCTAAAGAGAGGGGTTGCTATTGAGAATGGGGAATTGTGCGATATATGTGGTTTGGAGGGTGATACTGAAGCACATTCAATAATTCGGTGCAACAATTCATGGAGGTTATGGTGTTCAAAAATGGACCGTGAAAAAGTATCATGGTGCATCCCTTCTACTTTCAAGCTTCTTTTGGAAGAGTGGCCCTCCCTAAGGGTAAAGTCTGATCCAATATGGTGGGAGTCAGCACCTACATTGAGCTGGTCCATATGGCGAGCAAGAAATGATTCTGCTTTCAATCAGATTGAGTTCTCTTTCGAAGGGGTGTGGGATACTCACATTATGAGGATTATGTGGTGGATTAAAGCATGGTGGAAGGAGTGTCCTTTCTGCACTTTTGATTTTTCTCAACATTTTGAAAAGGTAATGGTTGAAACCATCACTCCCAAGGTTCGTGTTGTTGATTAA